From the Anguilla anguilla isolate fAngAng1 chromosome 8, fAngAng1.pri, whole genome shotgun sequence genome, one window contains:
- the LOC118234666 gene encoding uncharacterized protein LOC118234666: MFPGLVTVHCVTHCLNLAVSDCINQGKGVPYLTQYSRTIGTIFWFYQGSSNRTNSFQEIEKVFELPELKLQGGNQTRWESNKEATDVIRIFPALFADLSLQARCEPTAHGLYNFVMNEFFPAALCLMQVVHDKLHRQFQMFQRRNLFLSQVEHETPLVKLKKRNLVKDRWHSWLTPETGLKPLQDEVPSYFAEGNEAIAGHVG; encoded by the exons ATGTTCCCTGGACTGGTGACTGTACACTGTGTGACTCACTGCCTGAATCTTGCAGTGTCAGACTGCATTAACCAGGGCAAGGGGGTGCCTTACCTCACCCAGTACTCCCGGACCATAGGGACCATCTTCTGGTTCTACCAAGGTTCAAGTAACCGAACCAACAGCTTCCAGGAGATTGAGAAGGTGTTTGAGCTACCAGAGCTTAAACTACAG ggAGGAAACCAAACAAGGTGGGAAAGCAACAAGGAGGCCACTGATGTCATCAGGATTTTTCCTGCCTTGTTTGCTGATCTGTCCTTGCAAGCCCGTTGTGAGCCCACTGCACATGGACTCTACAATTTTGTGATGAATGAGTTCTTCCCTGCAGCCCTGTGTCTGATGCAAGTCGTCCACGATAAGTTGCACAGACAGTTCCAGATGTTCCAGAGAAGGAACTTGTTCTTATCCCAGGTTGAACATGAG ACCCCCCTTGTGAAGCTCAAGAAGAGGAACCTTGTGAAGGACAGGTGGCACTCCTGGCTCACACCAGAGACAGGGCTGAAGCCACTGCAGGATGAGGTCCCTTCCTACTTTGCTGAAG GTAATGAAGCCATTGCTGGACATGTTGGTTGA